From Streptomyces sp. 6-11-2, one genomic window encodes:
- a CDS encoding ABC transporter ATP-binding protein: MDASSSPPLTAQPTIAVELAGITKRFPGVVANHDIHLTVRKGTVHALVGENGAGKSTLMKILYGMQKPDEGTIAVDGEQVSFGSPADAIARGIGMVHQHFMLADNLTVLENVVLGSEKLYGIGGGARRRIKEISDRYGLGVRPDALVENLGVADRQRVEILKVLYRGARTLILDEPTAVLVPQEVDALFDNLRELKAEGLSVIFISHKLGEVLSVADDITVIRRGTTVGTAVPAEITSRQLAEMMVGSELPTPETAESTVTDRPVLTVDKLRLEAEGGRAVLDDISFTIHAGEVLGLAGVEGNGQSELIEALIGLKQADTGTIALLGEDVTSWPTRRRRESGVGYIPEDRHRHGLLLEAPLWENRILGHVTERPNAKGFWLDPKGAQEDTRRIVEEYDVRTPGIDVTAASLSGGNQQKLIVGREMSHSPKFLIAAHPTRGVDVGAQAAIWDHIRDARREGLAVLLISADLDELIGLSDTLRVIYNGRLVADADPATITPEELGSAMTGAASGHLEHTETTAGPEDEAR; this comes from the coding sequence ATCGACGCGTCCAGCAGCCCTCCGCTCACCGCCCAGCCGACCATCGCGGTAGAGCTCGCGGGCATCACCAAACGGTTCCCCGGAGTCGTGGCCAACCACGACATCCACCTGACGGTCCGTAAGGGAACCGTACACGCCCTCGTCGGCGAGAACGGTGCCGGCAAGTCCACCCTGATGAAGATCCTCTACGGCATGCAGAAGCCGGACGAGGGCACCATCGCGGTCGACGGCGAGCAGGTGAGCTTCGGCAGCCCCGCCGACGCCATCGCCCGCGGCATCGGCATGGTCCACCAGCACTTCATGCTGGCCGACAACCTGACCGTGCTCGAGAACGTCGTCCTCGGCAGCGAGAAGCTGTACGGCATCGGCGGCGGCGCCCGCAGGAGGATCAAGGAGATCTCCGACCGCTACGGCCTCGGCGTCCGCCCGGACGCCCTGGTCGAGAACCTCGGTGTCGCCGACCGCCAGCGCGTGGAGATCCTCAAGGTCCTCTACCGCGGCGCCCGCACCCTCATCCTCGACGAGCCGACCGCCGTGCTCGTCCCGCAGGAGGTCGACGCGCTCTTCGACAACCTGCGCGAGCTGAAGGCCGAGGGCCTGTCCGTCATCTTCATCTCCCACAAGCTGGGCGAGGTCCTGTCGGTCGCGGACGACATCACCGTCATCCGCCGCGGCACCACCGTGGGCACGGCCGTCCCCGCCGAGATCACCTCGCGCCAGCTCGCCGAGATGATGGTCGGCAGCGAACTGCCCACTCCGGAGACCGCCGAGTCCACGGTCACCGACCGCCCCGTCCTCACCGTCGACAAGCTGCGGCTGGAGGCCGAGGGCGGCCGGGCCGTCCTCGACGACATCAGCTTCACCATCCACGCCGGCGAGGTCCTCGGCCTCGCGGGCGTCGAGGGCAACGGCCAGAGCGAGCTCATCGAAGCCCTCATCGGCCTCAAGCAGGCCGACACGGGCACGATCGCCCTCCTCGGCGAGGACGTCACCTCCTGGCCCACCCGCAGGCGCCGGGAGTCCGGCGTCGGCTACATCCCCGAGGACCGCCACCGGCACGGGCTCCTGCTGGAGGCCCCGCTGTGGGAGAACCGCATCCTCGGCCACGTCACCGAGCGCCCCAACGCCAAGGGCTTCTGGCTCGACCCCAAGGGCGCCCAGGAGGACACCCGACGGATCGTCGAGGAGTACGACGTCCGCACCCCCGGCATCGACGTCACCGCCGCCTCCCTGTCCGGCGGCAACCAGCAGAAGCTGATCGTCGGCCGTGAGATGAGCCACAGCCCCAAGTTCCTCATCGCCGCCCACCCCACCCGCGGTGTGGACGTCGGCGCGCAGGCCGCGATCTGGGACCACATCCGGGACGCCCGCCGCGAGGGTCTGGCCGTACTGCTGATCTCCGCCGACCTGGATGAGCTGATCGGTCTGTCCGACACCCTGCGGGTGATCTACAACGGCCGGCTGGTCGCCGACGCCGACCCGGCCACCATCACCCCCGAGGAGCTGGGCTCGGCCATGACGGGCGCCGCGTCCGGCCACCTGGAACACACCGAAACCACCGCCGGTCCGGAGGACGAGGCCCGATGA
- a CDS encoding STAS domain-containing protein, whose amino-acid sequence MSCARPHGLQTVDARTPAVLVLAGPVTREEVAGLCADVRALLGDTRADVVVCDVGGLGPPGLGVIDLLARLQLAARRAGGRIRLRDPDPALDALLRLVGLSFEMERQPEQREPPLGVEEAVEPGDPAL is encoded by the coding sequence ATGAGTTGCGCTCGGCCGCACGGTCTACAGACCGTGGATGCCAGGACACCTGCCGTGCTCGTGCTCGCCGGCCCCGTCACCCGGGAGGAGGTGGCGGGGCTGTGCGCGGACGTGCGGGCCCTGCTGGGGGACACCCGGGCCGACGTCGTGGTGTGCGACGTCGGGGGTCTCGGGCCGCCGGGACTCGGCGTGATCGACCTGCTGGCGCGGCTCCAGCTCGCCGCCCGGCGAGCCGGCGGCCGCATACGGCTGCGCGACCCCGACCCGGCGCTAGACGCCCTCCTCCGCCTGGTCGGCCTCTCCTTCGAGATGGAGCGGCAACCCGAACAACGGGAACCACCGCTGGGTGTCGAGGAAGCAGTGGAACCCGGTGATCCGGCCCTCTGA
- a CDS encoding ABC transporter permease, giving the protein MSTATIAKPQAKQPGKGSRRVSLPVLLLIIAGVLVLTSVVRLVTGAHGITSTGQMSTALRLAVPIGLAGLGGLWAERSGVVNIGLEGMMILGTWFGAWAGYQWGPWVGIVFGIIGGALGAVLHAIATVTFNVNHIVSGVAINILALGTTRYLSKFTFEHVPQGSSKQSPPIDSLGTFDIPGLSGWLDTLNTKHWFLVSDIAGLLGGLITNLSPLTVIAIALVPLSWWVLWRTAFGLRLRSCGENPVAAESLGVNVYKYKYIAVIISGGFAGLGGAFLSIVASNVYLDGQTAGRGYIGLAAMIFGNWMPGGLALGAGLFGYTDSLNLRGGTTNVHALILLLAILLVFGAAYLVWKKKLVPAVITAVVSAGMFAWYLGTHEVPKQVVTATPYIVTLLVLSLSAQHLRMPKADGQPYRKGQGK; this is encoded by the coding sequence ATGTCCACCGCGACCATCGCCAAGCCCCAGGCCAAGCAGCCCGGCAAGGGCAGCCGCCGTGTCTCCCTTCCGGTGCTCCTGCTGATCATCGCGGGCGTGCTGGTACTGACCTCGGTCGTCCGGCTCGTCACCGGCGCGCACGGCATCACCTCGACCGGCCAGATGTCCACCGCGCTGCGCCTGGCCGTCCCGATCGGCCTCGCCGGCCTCGGCGGTCTGTGGGCCGAGCGGTCCGGCGTCGTCAACATCGGCCTCGAGGGCATGATGATCCTCGGCACCTGGTTCGGCGCCTGGGCCGGCTACCAGTGGGGCCCCTGGGTCGGCATCGTCTTCGGCATCATCGGCGGCGCGCTCGGCGCCGTCCTGCACGCCATCGCCACGGTGACCTTCAACGTCAACCACATCGTCTCCGGTGTGGCGATCAACATCCTGGCCCTCGGCACCACCCGCTACCTGTCGAAGTTCACCTTCGAGCACGTCCCCCAGGGCTCCTCGAAGCAGTCCCCGCCGATCGACTCGCTCGGCACCTTCGACATACCGGGCCTGTCCGGCTGGCTGGACACACTCAACACCAAGCACTGGTTCCTGGTCTCCGACATCGCCGGCCTGCTCGGCGGTCTGATCACCAACCTGTCGCCGCTGACCGTCATCGCGATCGCCCTCGTGCCGCTGTCCTGGTGGGTGCTGTGGCGCACCGCCTTCGGGCTGCGCCTGCGCTCCTGCGGCGAGAACCCGGTGGCCGCCGAGTCGCTCGGCGTCAACGTCTACAAGTACAAGTACATCGCCGTGATCATCTCCGGCGGCTTCGCCGGCCTGGGCGGCGCCTTCCTGTCCATCGTGGCCTCGAACGTCTACCTCGACGGCCAGACCGCCGGCCGCGGATACATCGGTCTCGCCGCGATGATCTTCGGCAACTGGATGCCGGGCGGCCTCGCCCTCGGCGCCGGCCTGTTCGGCTACACCGACAGCCTGAACCTGCGCGGCGGCACGACCAACGTGCACGCGCTGATCCTGCTGCTTGCGATCCTGCTGGTGTTCGGCGCGGCATACCTGGTGTGGAAGAAGAAGCTGGTGCCCGCCGTCATCACCGCCGTCGTCTCGGCGGGGATGTTCGCCTGGTACCTCGGCACCCACGAGGTGCCCAAGCAGGTCGTGACCGCCACGCCGTACATCGTCACCCTGCTGGTGCTGTCGCTGTCGGCACAGCACCTGCGGATGCCGAAGGCGGACGGTCAGCCGTACCGGAAGGGACAGGGCAAGTGA
- a CDS encoding cytidine deaminase, whose translation MSSDATVDWETLRQEARAAMTRAYVPYSNYPVGAAALADDGRIVTGCNVENASYGLGLCAECGLVSQLANTGGGRLTHFTCVDGRGEILVPCGRCRQLLYEFGGPDLILETPAGILPLSEMLPQAFGPDHLTK comes from the coding sequence GTGAGCTCGGACGCGACGGTCGACTGGGAGACGCTGCGGCAGGAGGCGCGCGCGGCGATGACCCGTGCGTACGTCCCCTACTCGAACTACCCGGTCGGTGCCGCCGCCCTGGCCGACGACGGCCGGATCGTCACCGGCTGCAACGTCGAGAACGCCTCCTACGGACTCGGCCTGTGCGCCGAGTGCGGACTGGTCTCGCAGCTCGCGAACACCGGGGGCGGCCGGCTGACGCACTTCACGTGCGTGGACGGCAGGGGCGAGATCCTCGTCCCGTGCGGGCGCTGCCGCCAGCTGCTGTACGAGTTCGGCGGGCCGGACCTGATCCTGGAGACCCCGGCGGGGATCCTGCCGCTGTCCGAGATGCTGCCGCAGGCCTTCGGGCCGGACCACCTCACCAAGTAA
- a CDS encoding BMP family protein — protein sequence MTVAVIALAAAGCGKSSSDSAGGSDKADSSSTGGSGTYSGKGIGLAYDIGGKGDQSFNDAAFSGFQKAESEFKIGGRDVDPNDNESDADKVQRLEQLAKAGYNPIIGVGFVYGPAVKEAAAKFPKTTFGIIDDETVKADNVADMVFHEEQASYLAGVAAAKTTKKNHVGFIGGVDIPLIHKFEAGFVQGAKSVNPKIKIEKQYLTQTPQEGGFSSPDKGESAANGQIDAGADVIYHAAGLSGQGVIKAAAAHKVWAIGVDSDQYAQSSLSKYKDWILGSALKNVGGAVYELTKSVVDGKPLSGEVRGDLKSGGVGFADSNPKYKAMKDVVAAVDKAKQDIIDGKVTVNTE from the coding sequence GTGACCGTAGCGGTCATCGCGCTCGCGGCCGCCGGGTGCGGCAAGTCCAGCAGCGATTCGGCCGGCGGCTCCGACAAGGCCGACAGCAGCTCGACCGGCGGCTCCGGCACGTACTCGGGCAAGGGCATCGGTCTGGCGTACGACATCGGCGGCAAGGGCGACCAGTCCTTCAACGACGCCGCGTTCTCCGGTTTCCAGAAGGCCGAGAGCGAGTTCAAGATCGGCGGCCGGGACGTCGATCCGAACGACAACGAGTCCGACGCGGACAAGGTGCAGCGCCTCGAACAGCTCGCCAAGGCCGGCTACAACCCGATCATCGGGGTCGGCTTCGTGTACGGCCCGGCGGTCAAGGAGGCCGCGGCCAAGTTCCCGAAGACGACCTTCGGCATCATCGATGACGAGACCGTCAAGGCCGACAACGTCGCCGACATGGTCTTCCACGAGGAGCAGGCCTCGTACCTGGCGGGTGTCGCGGCGGCCAAGACCACCAAGAAGAACCACGTCGGCTTCATCGGCGGTGTGGACATCCCGCTGATCCACAAGTTCGAGGCAGGGTTCGTCCAGGGTGCCAAGTCGGTCAACCCGAAGATCAAGATCGAGAAGCAGTACCTGACGCAGACCCCGCAGGAGGGCGGTTTCTCCAGCCCCGACAAGGGTGAGAGCGCCGCCAACGGTCAGATCGACGCCGGCGCCGACGTCATCTACCACGCGGCCGGCCTGTCCGGTCAGGGCGTCATCAAGGCCGCCGCCGCGCACAAGGTGTGGGCGATCGGTGTCGACTCCGACCAGTACGCGCAGAGCTCCCTGTCCAAGTACAAGGACTGGATCCTCGGCTCGGCCCTGAAGAACGTCGGCGGCGCGGTCTACGAGCTGACCAAGTCCGTCGTCGACGGCAAGCCGCTCTCCGGCGAGGTGCGCGGCGACCTGAAGTCGGGCGGTGTGGGCTTCGCCGACTCCAACCCGAAGTACAAGGCCATGAAGGACGTCGTCGCCGCCGTCGACAAGGCCAAGCAGGACATCATCGACGGCAAGGTCACCGTCAACACCGAGTGA
- a CDS encoding Uma2 family endonuclease codes for MSALTVSHDPEQGWDDLVRFWEEMEWPEGSKVEIIEGIITVSPPPSEEHNDTAELLHERLYGALPPNCDWGVHQTLGLTCPETGGLFVPDLCVVPRGALRRGRRVHVGEAELVVEVTWRSNANHDRIKKAHGYAVVRAVLPSLDPCQSGRPTATLYGEPQKGTYRVLASVEYGEELKLPEPFKLILDTGVFPCG; via the coding sequence ATGAGCGCACTCACCGTCAGCCATGATCCCGAGCAGGGCTGGGACGACCTCGTCCGGTTCTGGGAGGAGATGGAGTGGCCTGAGGGCAGCAAGGTGGAGATCATCGAGGGGATCATCACCGTGTCACCTCCGCCGTCCGAAGAGCACAACGACACCGCTGAACTGCTTCACGAACGCCTGTACGGCGCGCTTCCGCCCAACTGCGACTGGGGCGTCCACCAGACGCTCGGGCTGACGTGCCCGGAGACGGGCGGCCTGTTCGTCCCTGACCTGTGCGTGGTGCCCAGGGGCGCCCTGCGCCGCGGAAGGCGGGTGCATGTCGGCGAGGCGGAACTGGTTGTCGAGGTCACGTGGCGGAGCAACGCCAATCACGACCGCATCAAGAAAGCCCACGGTTATGCCGTGGTGCGTGCCGTTCTACCTTCTCTGGATCCGTGCCAGTCGGGTCGTCCCACGGCGACGCTCTATGGCGAGCCGCAGAAGGGCACGTATCGGGTACTCGCATCAGTCGAGTACGGCGAGGAGCTGAAGCTCCCCGAGCCGTTCAAACTGATTCTCGACACCGGCGTGTTCCCCTGCGGCTGA
- a CDS encoding thymidine phosphorylase: MAMDAISVIRTKRDRGELSGEQIDWVIDAYTRGEVADEQMSALAMAILLNGMNREEIARWTAAMIASGERMDFSSLSRPTADKHSTGGVGDKITLPLAPLVAACGAAVPQLSGRGLGHTGGTLDKLESIPGWRALLSNEEMLSVLDGVGAVICAAGDGLAPADKKLYALRDVTGTVEAIPLIASSIMSKKIAEGTGSLVLDVKVGTGAFMKTLDDARELASTMVGLGTDHGVRTVALLTDMSTPLGLTAGNALEVRESVEVLAGGGPADVVELTLALAREMLDAAGLKDADPAKALADGSAMDVWRRMIAAQGGDPDAPLPTSREQHVITAPSSGVLTRLDAYGIGVAAWRLGAGRARKEDPVQAAAGVELHAKPGDRVTEGQPLLTLHTDTPERFEYALQSVEGSYDIAAPGTDFTASPVVLERIA; this comes from the coding sequence ATGGCCATGGACGCCATCTCCGTCATCCGCACCAAGCGGGACCGCGGCGAGCTCAGCGGCGAGCAGATCGACTGGGTGATCGACGCGTACACCCGCGGGGAGGTCGCCGACGAGCAGATGTCCGCGCTCGCGATGGCCATCCTCCTCAACGGCATGAACCGCGAGGAGATCGCCCGCTGGACCGCGGCGATGATCGCCTCCGGCGAGCGCATGGACTTCTCCTCCCTGTCCCGCCCCACCGCCGACAAGCACTCGACGGGCGGCGTCGGTGACAAGATCACGCTGCCGCTGGCCCCGCTGGTAGCGGCCTGCGGCGCGGCCGTCCCGCAGCTGTCGGGCCGCGGCCTCGGCCACACCGGCGGCACGCTGGACAAGCTGGAGTCGATCCCCGGCTGGCGGGCGCTGCTGTCCAACGAGGAGATGCTGTCCGTACTGGACGGCGTCGGCGCGGTGATCTGCGCGGCCGGCGACGGTCTGGCCCCCGCGGACAAGAAGCTGTACGCCCTGCGCGACGTGACCGGCACGGTCGAGGCGATCCCGCTGATCGCCTCCTCGATCATGTCCAAGAAGATCGCCGAGGGCACGGGCTCGCTGGTCCTCGACGTGAAGGTGGGCACCGGCGCCTTCATGAAGACGCTCGACGACGCTCGTGAGCTGGCCTCCACGATGGTCGGTCTGGGTACCGACCACGGCGTGCGGACGGTCGCGCTCCTGACCGACATGTCGACCCCGCTCGGCCTGACGGCGGGCAACGCGCTGGAGGTCCGCGAGTCGGTCGAGGTCCTGGCCGGCGGCGGCCCCGCGGACGTGGTCGAACTGACCCTGGCCCTGGCGCGCGAGATGCTGGACGCGGCCGGCCTGAAGGACGCCGACCCGGCGAAGGCCCTGGCCGACGGCTCCGCGATGGACGTCTGGCGTCGCATGATCGCGGCCCAGGGCGGCGACCCCGACGCCCCCCTGCCCACCTCCAGGGAACAGCACGTGATCACGGCCCCCTCCTCGGGCGTCCTGACCCGCCTCGACGCCTACGGCATCGGCGTCGCCGCCTGGCGCCTGGGCGCCGGCCGCGCCCGCAAGGAGGACCCGGTCCAGGCGGCCGCGGGCGTCGAGCTGCACGCCAAGCCCGGCGACCGGGTGACGGAGGGCCAGCCCCTGCTGACCCTTCACACCGACACCCCCGAGCGCTTCGAGTACGCGCTCCAGTCGGTCGAGGGCTCGTACGACATCGCGGCGCCCGGCACGGACTTCACCGCCTCGCCGGTGGTGCTGGAACGTATCGCCTGA
- a CDS encoding ABC transporter permease, whose protein sequence is MKKFDKERVLLAVAGPVIALVAAILLTSVVLIASGKSPIEPYTLMLEQASFSDVQVLIINQASMYYLAALAVAVGFRMNLFNIGVDGQYRLAAMMTAVVGAHLALPSFLQIPTLLLVGMLTGALWAGVAGMLKVTRGVSEVVATIMLNAIATSLIGYLTLKDVWGVQVGNNMTTGTMKESGWVSGIDLGSDVGQIYGLVFLAVAMGVVYWIVLNRTRFGFDLRATGESESAAAASGVDAKKMVLTAMLISGAVAGLSGLPLLLGDAHTYSLSFPTGLGFTGITIALLGRNNPIGIAFAALLIAFLDKASPALDYATPVAYEKEIATIMQGLIVFAVVISYEAVRQWGLRRQQKQVGAELAAAAAQNNVQKKEVAA, encoded by the coding sequence ATGAAGAAGTTCGACAAGGAGCGGGTGCTCCTCGCGGTGGCCGGCCCGGTCATCGCGCTCGTCGCGGCGATCCTGCTGACCTCGGTCGTGCTGATCGCCTCGGGCAAGAGCCCGATCGAGCCGTACACGCTGATGCTCGAGCAGGCGTCGTTCTCCGACGTCCAGGTGCTGATCATCAACCAGGCGTCGATGTACTACCTGGCGGCGCTCGCGGTGGCGGTCGGCTTCCGCATGAACCTGTTCAACATCGGCGTCGACGGCCAGTACCGGCTCGCCGCGATGATGACCGCCGTCGTCGGCGCGCACCTGGCGCTGCCGTCCTTCCTCCAGATACCGACGCTGCTGCTCGTCGGCATGCTCACCGGCGCCCTCTGGGCCGGCGTCGCGGGCATGCTGAAGGTCACCCGGGGCGTGAGCGAAGTCGTCGCCACGATCATGCTCAACGCCATCGCCACCAGCCTCATCGGCTACCTCACCCTGAAGGACGTCTGGGGTGTGCAGGTCGGCAACAACATGACGACCGGCACCATGAAGGAGTCCGGCTGGGTCTCGGGCATCGACCTCGGCTCCGACGTCGGCCAGATCTACGGCCTGGTCTTCCTCGCCGTCGCCATGGGCGTCGTCTACTGGATCGTGCTCAACCGCACCCGCTTCGGCTTCGACCTGCGCGCCACCGGCGAGTCCGAGAGCGCCGCCGCGGCCTCCGGTGTGGACGCCAAGAAGATGGTGCTCACCGCCATGCTGATCTCCGGCGCGGTCGCGGGCCTGTCCGGCCTGCCGCTGCTGCTCGGCGACGCCCACACCTACAGCCTGAGCTTCCCGACCGGCCTCGGCTTCACCGGCATCACGATCGCCCTGCTCGGCCGCAACAACCCGATCGGCATCGCCTTCGCCGCCCTCCTGATCGCCTTCCTCGACAAGGCCTCTCCCGCCCTCGACTACGCCACCCCCGTGGCGTACGAGAAGGAGATCGCCACCATCATGCAGGGCCTGATCGTCTTCGCGGTCGTCATCTCCTACGAGGCCGTACGCCAGTGGGGTCTGCGCCGCCAGCAGAAGCAGGTCGGCGCCGAGCTCGCCGCGGCCGCCGCCCAGAACAACGTCCAGAAGAAGGAGGTGGCGGCCTGA
- a CDS encoding AEC family transporter, with protein MRGVLSGFAVIAVVIGVGYAIGRRGSLGDQGREVLTRLAFHVASPALLFTTLARADLSVVFSSRLLVTALSTAAAAGVFVAFGAVRRWGVGRTTIGALCSSYVNSGNLGIPIAVYVLGDASLVAPVLLFQQIMVTPIALTVLDLSGPDGKGSLWRRLLTPLRNPIAVGSLSGVLVSATGLRVPGPVMDPITLIGNMSVPAVLLAYGISLCGSAAPGRGRDRHPVLLAVALKSAGQPLAAWALAAGVFGLSGAPLLDVVVTSALPAAQNLFTYASRYRVGESLARESILLSTILSVPVLVVVAALLG; from the coding sequence GTGCGGGGGGTGCTGAGCGGGTTCGCGGTCATCGCGGTGGTGATCGGCGTCGGCTACGCGATCGGTCGCCGCGGCTCCCTCGGTGACCAGGGCCGCGAGGTGCTGACCAGGCTGGCCTTCCATGTGGCGTCCCCCGCCCTGTTGTTCACGACGCTCGCGCGGGCCGACCTGTCGGTGGTCTTCTCCAGCCGGCTGCTGGTGACGGCGTTGAGCACGGCCGCGGCGGCGGGCGTCTTCGTGGCGTTCGGCGCGGTGCGGCGCTGGGGCGTGGGCCGCACCACGATCGGTGCGCTGTGTTCCAGCTACGTCAACTCCGGCAACCTCGGCATCCCGATCGCCGTGTACGTCCTGGGCGACGCGTCCCTGGTGGCCCCGGTCCTGCTGTTCCAGCAGATCATGGTCACGCCCATCGCGCTGACGGTGCTGGACCTCTCCGGGCCGGACGGGAAGGGCTCCCTGTGGCGGCGCCTGCTCACTCCGCTGCGCAACCCGATCGCGGTGGGCTCCCTGAGCGGGGTCCTGGTCTCGGCGACCGGCCTGCGGGTGCCCGGCCCGGTGATGGACCCGATCACCCTGATCGGCAACATGTCCGTCCCGGCCGTCCTGCTGGCCTACGGCATCTCCCTGTGCGGCAGCGCGGCCCCCGGCCGCGGCCGCGACCGTCACCCGGTGCTGCTCGCGGTCGCCCTGAAGTCGGCGGGCCAGCCGTTGGCGGCCTGGGCCCTGGCGGCGGGCGTCTTCGGCCTGAGCGGGGCACCTCTGCTGGACGTCGTGGTGACCTCGGCCCTGCCCGCCGCACAGAACCTGTTCACCTACGCGAGCCGCTACCGCGTCGGCGAGTCCCTGGCCCGCGAGTCCATCCTGCTGTCGACGATCCTGTCGGTGCCGGTGCTGGTGGTGGTGGCGGCACTGCTGGGGTGA
- a CDS encoding BMP family protein, with translation MRRVSRIAVASVATAALAVTVSACGSSSSSTSAGGGDKNLGLALAYDVGGKGDQSFNDAATAGLDQADQEFGYKSTAVEPQDGESDADKVQRLETLAKQGYNPVIGVGFAYAPAVKAAAAKFPKTTFGIVDDNQIKASNVTDLVFHEEQASYLAGVAAAKTTKTNTVGFIGGVDVPLIHKFEAGFKQGVADTKKGVTVKSQYLTQTAAEGGFSSPDKGENAANGQIDAGADVVYAAAGLSGQGVIKAASEHKIWAIGVDSDQYKQDALAKYKDSILTSAMKDVSGAVFNLAKSVKDGKPQTGEVRASLATGGVSLSDSNPVFKDNAALQAAIKKAEEGIKSGSITVKDS, from the coding sequence ATGCGCCGGGTGTCCCGTATAGCGGTTGCAAGTGTCGCAACCGCAGCTCTCGCCGTCACTGTTTCCGCATGTGGCAGCAGTTCGTCCAGCACGTCGGCCGGTGGCGGCGACAAGAACCTGGGCCTCGCCCTCGCCTACGACGTCGGCGGCAAGGGCGACCAGTCCTTCAACGACGCCGCCACGGCCGGCCTGGACCAGGCCGACCAGGAGTTCGGCTACAAGAGCACGGCCGTCGAGCCGCAGGACGGCGAGTCGGACGCGGACAAGGTACAGCGCCTGGAGACTCTCGCCAAGCAGGGCTACAACCCGGTGATCGGCGTCGGCTTCGCCTACGCGCCGGCCGTCAAGGCGGCCGCCGCCAAGTTCCCGAAGACCACCTTCGGCATCGTCGACGACAACCAGATCAAGGCGAGCAACGTCACGGACCTGGTCTTCCACGAGGAGCAGGCCTCCTACCTGGCCGGTGTCGCCGCCGCCAAGACGACCAAGACGAACACCGTCGGCTTCATCGGCGGCGTGGACGTTCCGCTGATCCACAAGTTCGAGGCGGGCTTCAAGCAGGGCGTCGCGGACACCAAGAAGGGCGTCACGGTCAAGTCGCAGTACCTGACCCAGACGGCCGCGGAGGGCGGTTTCTCCAGCCCGGACAAGGGTGAGAACGCCGCCAACGGCCAGATCGACGCCGGTGCCGACGTCGTCTACGCCGCCGCGGGCCTGTCCGGCCAGGGTGTGATCAAGGCCGCCTCCGAGCACAAGATCTGGGCGATCGGCGTCGACTCCGACCAGTACAAGCAGGACGCGCTGGCCAAGTACAAGGACTCGATCCTCACCTCGGCCATGAAGGACGTCTCCGGTGCCGTCTTCAACCTGGCCAAGTCGGTCAAGGACGGCAAGCCCCAGACCGGCGAGGTCCGCGCCAGCCTGGCGACCGGCGGTGTGAGCCTCTCCGACTCCAACCCCGTCTTCAAGGACAACGCCGCCCTCCAGGCCGCGATCAAGAAGGCCGAGGAAGGCATCAAGAGCGGCTCGATCACGGTCAAGGACTCCTGA